The stretch of DNA TTGAGTATGGATATAAATTGAATATAATACAAAAGAGGGAGTTGGTTTACGTAATAATAATTATGTAAATCAACTCCATTTCTTTATATCTTTATATGTCATACACAGGGAAGCACATAAAAGCATCTGGTTCACTATATAGCTCTTTACCAAACAGCTGCTTCTCAATGCCAACAATACCAAATATCAGTCCTCGCGAAGACGTACTGCCTTGGCCGCCTGACGCCGTCTGGCATCATCCAGAGCCGCATAATGCTTCTTGGTAGTATTGACATCCTTATGTCCCAAAACATCCGCTACAAGGTAAATATCACCGGTTTCCTGGTACAGGGCAGTACCATAGGTGCTGCGAAGCTTATGCGGGGTGATCTTTTTTGTAGTTGTGATCTCTCTGGCATATTTTTTAACCAGATTCTCGATAGCCTGAACACCGATCCGGCGACGCTGGGTAGAATAGAAGAGAGCGTGCTCATGGCCTGCCAGAGGTGTAATATTCTCCCTGACTTCCAGATATTTCTTCAACGCTTTTTCTACTTCAGGACCAAAGTATACAACCATTTCATTTCCACCTTTCCGGGTAACTTTGATTCCATTGTTTTTGAAATCTACATCCTCAACATCCAGTCCGACGCATTCGGATACTCGGATCCCGGTACCAAGAAGGAGAGTAACAATAGCAAGATCTCTGTCCTTCGTTTTTTCGTGGTACATCCGTTTCTGCCCGGTCAGCGTATCTCCGCAATGCTCAATATAATCCAGCAGCATGGCAACCTCATCTGTATCCAGACGAATAATATTCTTTTCATGAATCTTTGGCACATCGATCAGAACAGACGGGTTGGTGGTGATCATTTC from Blautia sp. SC05B48 encodes:
- a CDS encoding tyrosine-type recombinase/integrase, which codes for MDNKITYHEQNDIDNTLKLREVLKTLPPFCRDYFRAIDATTTTKTRISYAYDIRIFFQFLLDQNPMFKDKNMSDFTVDVLDQIKAVDLEEYEEFLKVYKSADSSKTETNGERGVKRKISALRSFYAYYYKHEMITTNPSVLIDVPKIHEKNIIRLDTDEVAMLLDYIEHCGDTLTGQKRMYHEKTKDRDLAIVTLLLGTGIRVSECVGLDVEDVDFKNNGIKVTRKGGNEMVVYFGPEVEKALKKYLEVRENITPLAGHEHALFYSTQRRRIGVQAIENLVKKYAREITTTKKITPHKLRSTYGTALYQETGDIYLVADVLGHKDVNTTKKHYAALDDARRRQAAKAVRLRED